One genomic window of Borreliella garinii includes the following:
- the rpsE gene encoding 30S ribosomal protein S5, with protein MVDVQAQRKQIEKLISLNRVTKVVKGGRRFSFAAFMVVGDGEGYVGWGFGKANDASDAIKKSLTSARKNLRFVPIRKGTLPHEVIGCFKKAKVLIKPATHGTGVIAGGPVRAVMEALGVHDILSKSLGSNNSMNVVKATFKAFDLVLNAEKVAEMRGKTLKTLWG; from the coding sequence ATGGTAGATGTTCAGGCACAGAGAAAGCAGATAGAAAAATTAATATCACTCAACAGAGTTACTAAAGTTGTTAAGGGCGGGAGAAGATTCTCTTTTGCTGCTTTTATGGTTGTTGGAGATGGAGAAGGATATGTTGGCTGGGGCTTTGGCAAAGCTAATGATGCTAGTGATGCAATAAAAAAAAGTTTAACAAGCGCTAGGAAAAATTTAAGATTTGTTCCTATTCGAAAAGGAACATTGCCACATGAGGTTATTGGTTGCTTTAAAAAAGCTAAAGTTTTAATCAAGCCAGCTACTCATGGTACTGGTGTTATTGCAGGAGGGCCTGTTCGAGCTGTAATGGAAGCTTTAGGAGTGCATGATATTTTGAGTAAATCTCTTGGTTCTAATAATTCTATGAATGTAGTAAAGGCGACTTTTAAGGCATTTGATTTAGTTTTAAATGCTGAAAAAGTGGCAGAGATGCGCGGAAAAACTTTAAAAACTTTATGGGGTTAA
- the rplR gene encoding 50S ribosomal protein L18, with product MKKIKEAEQRKLMRKKRIKDKIGRGVASRPRITIFKSNRYFYAQVIDDSRGHTVVSISTIEKSLNLSKNIDDIKKLGEVLAKRLKEKNINNLIFDRNGYKYHGLIASFATSLREFGINI from the coding sequence ATGAAAAAAATAAAAGAAGCAGAACAGAGAAAGCTTATGCGTAAAAAAAGAATAAAGGACAAAATAGGGCGTGGAGTAGCGAGCAGGCCACGAATTACTATATTTAAATCTAATAGGTATTTTTATGCACAAGTCATAGATGATAGTAGGGGGCATACTGTTGTAAGTATTTCTACTATTGAAAAAAGTCTTAATTTAAGCAAAAATATTGATGATATAAAAAAGCTTGGAGAAGTTCTTGCTAAAAGGCTTAAGGAGAAAAATATAAATAATCTTATTTTTGACAGAAATGGTTATAAGTATCATGGACTTATTGCAAGTTTTGCAACTTCTTTGAGAGAGTTTGGTATTAATATTTAA
- the rplF gene encoding 50S ribosomal protein L6, which produces MSRIGRLPIKIPDTVKIDVKGNLVIVEGTRGKLVQDIKDSINVKVENGSVIVDRVFNDKKTKAYHGLYRSLIFNMVKGVTEGFSKSLTINGIGYRVEQQGNSLFLNLGYSTQFEYVVPDGINVKLDGSTKISVEGIDKFKVGQVAAEIRSLKKPEPYKGKGIKYDNEVIRRKVGKSGVKK; this is translated from the coding sequence ATGTCACGTATTGGAAGACTTCCGATAAAGATTCCAGATACTGTTAAGATTGATGTTAAAGGCAATTTAGTAATAGTTGAAGGTACTAGGGGAAAATTGGTTCAAGATATAAAAGACAGCATTAATGTTAAAGTTGAGAATGGTAGCGTTATTGTTGATCGAGTTTTTAACGATAAAAAAACAAAGGCTTACCATGGTCTTTACAGAAGTTTGATTTTTAACATGGTAAAAGGAGTAACTGAAGGATTTTCCAAGTCTCTTACTATAAATGGTATAGGGTATAGAGTAGAACAACAAGGCAATAGCCTTTTTTTAAACCTTGGTTATTCAACTCAGTTTGAATATGTTGTTCCAGATGGTATTAATGTAAAGCTTGACGGTAGTACTAAAATTTCTGTTGAAGGAATAGACAAGTTTAAGGTTGGTCAGGTTGCTGCCGAGATTAGAAGTTTAAAAAAACCAGAGCCATATAAAGGAAAAGGTATTAAGTATGATAATGAAGTTATTAGAAGAAAAGTTGGAAAATCTGGTGTAAAAAAATAA
- the rpsH gene encoding 30S ribosomal protein S8, translated as MAITYSVGDMLTKLRNASRVKHGSVDLKMSNMNKSILNILKEEGYIKDFNFLEKEGIAFIKVLLKYDNKRNPVINKIDAISTPGRKIYSSYKNMPRIKNGYGILIISSSKGVITGKEAKDKKIGGELICSVW; from the coding sequence ATGGCGATTACTTATTCAGTAGGAGATATGCTAACTAAATTGAGGAATGCAAGCAGAGTTAAGCATGGATCTGTAGATTTAAAGATGTCCAATATGAATAAATCAATATTAAACATTCTTAAAGAAGAAGGTTATATCAAGGATTTTAATTTTTTAGAAAAAGAAGGAATTGCTTTTATTAAAGTTTTGTTAAAGTATGACAACAAAAGAAATCCTGTTATAAATAAAATAGATGCCATTTCTACTCCCGGTAGAAAAATTTATTCTTCATATAAGAATATGCCAAGAATAAAGAATGGATATGGAATATTAATCATATCTTCTTCCAAAGGTGTTATTACTGGAAAGGAAGCTAAAGATAAAAAAATAGGTGGTGAGTTGATTTGCTCAGTTTGGTAG
- a CDS encoding type Z 30S ribosomal protein S14: protein MAKKSMIIRALRKPKYKTRQNNRCKLCGRPRGYLRDFCMCRICFRKYASQGLIPGVSKSSW, encoded by the coding sequence ATGGCTAAAAAATCAATGATTATTAGGGCTTTAAGAAAGCCTAAATATAAAACAAGGCAGAATAATAGATGCAAGTTGTGTGGTCGTCCAAGAGGATATTTGAGAGATTTTTGTATGTGTCGAATATGTTTTAGAAAGTATGCGTCTCAAGGATTAATTCCTGGCGTTTCAAAATCAAGTTGGTAA
- the rplE gene encoding 50S ribosomal protein L5, protein MNYVPELKKYYKDIVIKELVKEFEYKSIMQVPKLEKIVVSVGVGEAVRNKKLLDSAVLELAQITGQKAVKTKAKKAIAGFKIRQGQEIGAKVTLRGNAMYEFLYKLIHLALPRVKDFRGINGNAFDGNGNYSFGITEQIIFSEIDYDKIERISGLNVTIVTTASNDKESKALLLKFGMPFSN, encoded by the coding sequence ATGAATTATGTTCCTGAATTGAAGAAATATTATAAAGACATTGTTATAAAGGAGCTTGTTAAGGAATTTGAATATAAATCTATAATGCAAGTTCCCAAGCTTGAGAAAATAGTAGTTTCCGTAGGTGTTGGTGAGGCTGTTAGGAATAAGAAGTTGTTAGATTCTGCGGTTTTAGAGCTTGCTCAGATCACTGGTCAGAAAGCTGTAAAGACAAAAGCAAAAAAAGCAATAGCAGGGTTTAAAATTAGACAAGGGCAAGAAATAGGCGCTAAAGTTACGCTTAGGGGCAATGCAATGTATGAATTTTTATATAAGCTTATTCATTTAGCATTGCCAAGGGTTAAGGATTTTAGGGGAATTAATGGAAATGCTTTTGATGGTAATGGAAATTATTCTTTTGGGATAACGGAGCAAATAATATTTTCTGAGATAGACTATGATAAAATAGAGAGAATATCTGGTTTGAATGTTACAATTGTGACAACAGCTTCAAATGACAAAGAAAGCAAAGCTTTGCTTTTAAAATTTGGAATGCCGTTTAGTAATTAA
- the rplX gene encoding 50S ribosomal protein L24: MKTKLKIGDSVKILSGKDKGRIGKIASINRKKNKVIVESCNMVKKVIKARTPQEKGKIIDKEAAIDISNVMIFIKGTSSRLGIRFENNEKIRYLKKNGQRI; this comes from the coding sequence GTGAAGACAAAGTTGAAGATAGGTGATAGCGTAAAAATTCTTTCTGGAAAAGATAAGGGAAGAATAGGTAAGATTGCTAGTATAAATAGAAAAAAAAATAAAGTTATTGTTGAATCTTGCAATATGGTTAAAAAAGTTATTAAAGCTAGGACACCCCAAGAAAAAGGTAAAATAATAGATAAGGAAGCCGCTATAGATATTTCAAATGTAATGATATTTATCAAAGGAACTTCTTCAAGATTGGGTATTAGATTTGAAAATAATGAAAAAATAAGATATCTTAAAAAAAATGGACAGAGGATATAG
- the rplN gene encoding 50S ribosomal protein L14: protein MIQMQTYLTIADNTGGKVAQCIKVLGGSKRRYAKIGDIITIVVKQAIPNSSVKKGDVCKAVIVRTSKEVRRKNGTYVRFDDNACVILDANLSPRGKRVFGPVARELRDANFMKVVSLASEVI from the coding sequence ATGATTCAGATGCAAACTTATTTAACAATTGCTGATAATACTGGTGGCAAGGTGGCTCAGTGTATTAAGGTGCTTGGTGGTAGTAAAAGGCGTTATGCAAAAATCGGGGACATAATAACTATTGTAGTAAAACAAGCAATTCCCAATTCTTCTGTTAAAAAAGGAGATGTTTGTAAAGCTGTAATTGTTAGGACTTCTAAGGAAGTAAGACGTAAGAACGGAACTTATGTTAGATTTGATGATAATGCTTGCGTGATACTTGATGCCAATTTGAGCCCTAGGGGTAAAAGGGTGTTTGGGCCTGTTGCAAGAGAACTTAGGGATGCTAATTTTATGAAGGTAGTATCATTGGCCTCAGAGGTAATATAG
- the rpsQ gene encoding 30S ribosomal protein S17, which yields MARENKKELIGKVVSDKMSKTIVVKIVQRKMHPIYHKYLKVSKKVKAHDEKEVSKVGDKVKIIEVRPISKDKRWALVEVLEKLK from the coding sequence ATGGCAAGAGAAAATAAAAAAGAATTAATTGGCAAGGTTGTTAGTGATAAGATGTCTAAGACTATAGTAGTAAAAATTGTTCAAAGAAAGATGCATCCAATCTATCATAAGTATTTAAAGGTTAGCAAGAAGGTTAAAGCACATGATGAAAAAGAAGTTTCCAAGGTTGGCGATAAGGTAAAAATTATTGAGGTTCGGCCTATTAGTAAAGATAAAAGATGGGCTCTTGTTGAAGTTTTAGAAAAATTAAAATAG
- the rpmC gene encoding 50S ribosomal protein L29, with protein sequence MLKNFKNFTLEDMKAKRLELKKEYLDLRFKSVVGHVENPLKKREIRRDIARLNTMICEYELGIRKV encoded by the coding sequence ATGTTAAAAAATTTTAAGAATTTTACTCTTGAGGACATGAAGGCCAAGAGGCTAGAATTAAAGAAAGAATATTTGGATTTGAGATTTAAATCTGTTGTTGGTCATGTTGAAAATCCTTTAAAGAAAAGAGAGATTAGACGTGATATTGCAAGGCTTAATACAATGATTTGTGAATATGAATTAGGTATTAGAAAGGTTTAA
- the rplP gene encoding 50S ribosomal protein L16, with translation MLSPKKVKYRKKQRGRLSGEAQKGNKISFGEYGLVSLETSFITARQIEAARIAMTRKIKRGGRVWIRIFPDIPYTKKPAETRMGKGKGGVDHWNAPVKLGTVMFEMAGVIEELAQEAMSLASSKLPVKTMFVVRRDLR, from the coding sequence ATGTTAAGTCCAAAAAAGGTTAAATATAGAAAAAAGCAGAGGGGAAGATTATCTGGAGAGGCTCAGAAGGGCAATAAAATTTCTTTTGGTGAATATGGACTTGTTTCTTTGGAAACAAGTTTTATTACTGCTCGCCAAATTGAAGCTGCTCGTATTGCAATGACTCGTAAAATAAAAAGAGGTGGGAGAGTTTGGATAAGAATATTTCCTGATATTCCTTATACTAAAAAACCAGCTGAAACTAGAATGGGCAAAGGTAAAGGGGGTGTTGACCATTGGAATGCTCCTGTTAAGCTTGGCACTGTTATGTTTGAAATGGCTGGAGTTATAGAGGAACTTGCTCAAGAGGCTATGTCACTTGCGAGTTCTAAACTCCCAGTAAAAACCATGTTTGTTGTAAGGCGAGATTTGAGGTAA
- the rpsC gene encoding 30S ribosomal protein S3, with amino-acid sequence MGQKVHPYSLRVKINKDWKSKWYFDKKLYSTILHEDFLIRLEIMKFLKGIKFDISDIEIIRNNPQKVTVVIVTPRPGSVIGLKGSNLEKIGQLLTKKISKKISIKIKEVKRPELDAQIIANGIAKQVENRVSYRKVLKSSLSTSMLKGAQGLKIKIAGRLGGAEIARSFEVKEGRVPLHTLRANIDYGFSEAQTTYGIIGVKVWLFKGEVLGRQTNSDAGQVINKKPFREKGESVKNFDKILNNREKNNERQSRAVLNKKDGLSKDEVGLLNKLGSSFSKERVDSNEQNIGG; translated from the coding sequence ATGGGCCAAAAAGTACATCCATATAGCTTAAGGGTAAAAATTAATAAGGATTGGAAATCAAAATGGTATTTTGATAAAAAATTATATTCTACAATTCTTCATGAAGACTTTTTAATAAGACTGGAGATTATGAAGTTTCTCAAAGGGATTAAATTTGATATTTCTGATATAGAAATAATTAGAAATAATCCTCAAAAAGTAACAGTAGTAATTGTTACTCCAAGGCCTGGTTCTGTGATAGGGCTTAAAGGCTCTAATCTTGAAAAGATTGGGCAATTGTTAACTAAAAAAATTTCTAAAAAGATTAGTATTAAAATCAAAGAGGTTAAAAGACCAGAGCTTGATGCTCAAATTATTGCTAATGGGATTGCAAAGCAAGTAGAAAATAGAGTGTCTTATAGGAAAGTTTTAAAATCATCTCTTTCTACTTCTATGTTAAAAGGTGCTCAAGGGCTAAAAATTAAAATTGCTGGTAGACTTGGTGGGGCTGAGATTGCAAGAAGCTTTGAAGTTAAGGAAGGTCGTGTTCCTTTACATACTCTTAGAGCTAATATAGATTATGGGTTTTCTGAAGCCCAAACTACTTATGGCATTATTGGAGTTAAGGTTTGGTTATTTAAAGGTGAAGTTTTAGGCAGACAAACCAATTCTGATGCTGGGCAGGTAATAAATAAAAAGCCTTTTAGGGAAAAAGGTGAGTCCGTTAAAAATTTTGATAAAATTTTAAATAATAGGGAAAAAAATAATGAAAGGCAAAGTAGGGCTGTTTTAAATAAAAAAGATGGATTATCTAAAGACGAAGTAGGTCTTTTGAATAAACTTGGTTCGTCTTTTTCTAAAGAAAGAGTCGATTCTAATGAGCAAAATATTGGAGGATAA
- the rplV gene encoding 50S ribosomal protein L22: MLVNRRYTARGKNLPSSPKKVRPIADNIRGKSYIKAIAVLCSMPNKGAKLLEKVVKSAASNAMYHNKNLSEDMIFVKVVMVDDGRRRKKIWPRARGRADRLVNRNCHIFVEVDEKKDIKG; the protein is encoded by the coding sequence ATGTTGGTAAATAGAAGATATACAGCAAGGGGCAAAAATTTACCCTCTTCTCCCAAAAAAGTTAGGCCAATAGCTGACAATATACGGGGGAAGTCTTATATTAAAGCTATTGCAGTGCTTTGTTCTATGCCTAATAAAGGAGCTAAGCTTTTAGAAAAAGTTGTTAAATCAGCAGCATCAAATGCGATGTATCACAATAAAAATCTTTCCGAGGACATGATATTCGTTAAAGTAGTTATGGTTGATGATGGGCGTCGTCGTAAAAAGATTTGGCCTAGGGCTAGAGGTAGAGCTGATAGGCTTGTTAATAGAAATTGTCATATTTTTGTTGAAGTTGATGAAAAAAAAGATATTAAAGGATAA
- the rpsS gene encoding 30S ribosomal protein S19, whose product MARSIKKGPFIEKSLYQKVLSSFGSEKRVVIKTYSRSSTIIPEMVSLTISVYNGKTFIPIYITEDLVGHKLGEFSPTRIFRGHAKSDKKGRK is encoded by the coding sequence GTGGCAAGATCTATTAAAAAAGGACCTTTTATAGAAAAGAGTCTTTATCAAAAAGTTTTATCATCTTTTGGAAGTGAGAAGAGGGTTGTTATTAAAACCTATTCCAGATCTTCAACAATAATTCCTGAAATGGTAAGTCTTACTATATCTGTTTACAATGGCAAGACTTTTATACCTATTTATATTACTGAGGATCTTGTGGGGCATAAGCTTGGCGAGTTTTCACCTACAAGGATTTTTAGAGGGCATGCTAAGTCAGATAAAAAGGGAAGGAAATAA
- the rplB gene encoding 50S ribosomal protein L2, producing the protein MGIKTYKPKTSSLRYKTTLSFDDLSKGNDPLKSLTKGKKLKSGRDSSGRISIRRRGGGHKRKYRLIDFNRRDKFSIPARVASIEYDPNRSANIALLVYKDGEKRYIISPKGIKVGDVLESGPNAPIKIGNALPLENIPIGRTIHNIELNVGRGGQLVRSAGGYAMMLASDGNYVTVKLSSGEMRLIFKKCIATIGEIGNEDYANVSIGKAGKSRWLGRRPKVRGVAMNPVDHPHGGGEGKTSGGRHPVSPWGQPTKGYKTRKKKRYSDKFIIKRRNK; encoded by the coding sequence ATGGGTATTAAGACTTATAAGCCAAAAACTTCTTCTTTGCGCTATAAGACGACTTTATCTTTTGATGATTTGAGCAAAGGTAATGATCCTTTAAAATCTTTAACAAAAGGTAAAAAGTTGAAATCGGGCAGAGATTCTTCTGGTAGAATTAGTATTAGAAGAAGAGGTGGTGGGCATAAGAGAAAATATAGGTTGATTGATTTTAATCGAAGAGATAAATTTAGCATTCCTGCTCGAGTTGCTTCTATTGAATATGATCCTAATAGAAGTGCTAATATAGCTTTGCTTGTTTATAAAGATGGAGAAAAAAGGTATATTATTTCTCCTAAAGGGATTAAGGTTGGAGATGTTTTGGAAAGTGGTCCGAATGCCCCAATTAAAATTGGCAATGCCTTACCCCTTGAAAACATTCCTATTGGAAGGACTATTCACAATATCGAGCTTAATGTAGGAAGGGGTGGACAGCTTGTAAGAAGTGCTGGGGGATATGCCATGATGCTTGCTTCTGATGGGAATTATGTCACTGTAAAATTGTCATCTGGTGAAATGAGGTTAATTTTCAAAAAATGTATTGCAACAATTGGTGAAATTGGGAATGAAGATTATGCCAATGTTTCTATAGGGAAGGCCGGTAAAAGTAGGTGGCTTGGTAGAAGACCTAAAGTTAGAGGTGTTGCTATGAATCCTGTTGACCATCCGCATGGTGGTGGTGAAGGGAAAACTTCTGGAGGTCGCCATCCTGTTTCTCCTTGGGGACAGCCTACTAAAGGCTATAAGACTCGCAAGAAGAAGAGATATTCAGATAAATTTATTATTAAAAGAAGAAATAAATAG
- the rplW gene encoding 50S ribosomal protein L23, which translates to MKAYDIIVSPMLTEKTNTQRESINVYVFKVNKRANKKEVGAAIKELFNVTPVSCNLLNIKSKAKVVVSRRGYPIGKGKTSSWKKAYVYLKKEDKIDIF; encoded by the coding sequence ATGAAAGCTTATGATATAATAGTTTCACCTATGCTTACTGAAAAAACCAATACTCAAAGAGAAAGTATTAATGTTTATGTTTTTAAGGTTAATAAGAGAGCAAATAAAAAAGAGGTTGGTGCAGCAATAAAAGAACTTTTCAATGTTACTCCAGTGTCGTGTAATTTACTTAATATTAAAAGTAAAGCCAAGGTTGTGGTGTCTCGAAGAGGATATCCTATAGGCAAGGGGAAAACTTCTTCATGGAAGAAGGCATATGTTTATCTCAAAAAGGAAGATAAAATAGATATTTTTTAG
- the rplD gene encoding 50S ribosomal protein L4, producing MERKVFSKDGKEIGTINLDDRVFNIEISHGSIYNAIKNELSNLRVGTSATKTRSEVRGSSKKPWKQKGTGRARVGTKRNPIWIGGGIALGPKPRDYSYRLPKKVKRLAFKSVLSLRAADENNFKVVENFNIESGKTKDLALIIKNFASFNGKVVILLGNDDQMIKRAGKNIRDLKILSFNKLRVVDLFYAKNLIALESAVNKLNEFYVK from the coding sequence ATGGAAAGAAAAGTTTTTTCTAAAGATGGGAAAGAGATCGGTACTATAAATTTGGATGATAGAGTTTTTAATATAGAAATTAGTCATGGATCTATTTATAATGCTATAAAAAATGAGTTGTCTAATCTTAGGGTTGGAACATCTGCAACTAAAACCAGATCAGAGGTCAGGGGTAGTTCTAAAAAGCCTTGGAAGCAAAAAGGAACTGGCAGAGCTAGAGTGGGTACAAAGCGAAATCCAATTTGGATTGGCGGAGGCATAGCATTAGGTCCAAAGCCCAGAGATTATAGCTATAGATTACCTAAAAAGGTAAAAAGGCTTGCATTTAAGTCTGTATTAAGTTTACGTGCTGCTGATGAAAATAATTTTAAGGTTGTTGAAAATTTTAATATTGAATCAGGCAAAACAAAAGATCTTGCTTTAATAATCAAGAATTTTGCGAGTTTTAATGGTAAGGTAGTTATTCTTTTGGGCAATGATGATCAGATGATTAAAAGGGCTGGTAAAAATATAAGAGATTTAAAGATTTTGTCTTTTAATAAACTTAGAGTTGTTGATTTGTTTTATGCTAAGAATTTAATAGCTCTAGAATCTGCTGTTAACAAGCTTAATGAGTTTTACGTTAAATAA
- the rplC gene encoding 50S ribosomal protein L3, with amino-acid sequence MLGLIGKKVGMTQIFQKNGIVIPVTVIEFQPNYIIGKKTVDRDGYNALIAGSVDLKGSKVSKPIKGQYKSLKDIEPKKYVIELKGLDGYDPGDEIKVDVFKSVKYVDVTGTTKGKGFQGAMKRHNFSGGPSSHGSKFHRHLGGTGQATTPARTFKGTKMAGRMGGNKQTIQNLEVVLIDEENRAILVKGAVPGAKGSFVVVKKSKK; translated from the coding sequence ATGTTGGGATTGATTGGAAAAAAAGTTGGCATGACTCAGATATTTCAGAAAAATGGCATTGTGATTCCTGTTACTGTTATAGAGTTTCAGCCCAATTATATTATAGGGAAGAAAACAGTCGATAGAGATGGTTATAACGCTCTTATAGCAGGTTCTGTTGATCTTAAGGGTTCTAAAGTTTCAAAGCCTATAAAAGGTCAATATAAGAGTTTAAAAGATATTGAGCCCAAAAAATATGTAATAGAGCTTAAGGGGCTTGACGGATATGATCCTGGAGATGAGATTAAGGTTGATGTTTTTAAGTCAGTTAAGTATGTAGATGTTACAGGTACTACTAAAGGCAAAGGTTTTCAAGGGGCTATGAAAAGGCATAATTTTAGTGGTGGTCCATCTTCTCATGGATCAAAATTCCATAGACATCTTGGTGGAACAGGACAAGCTACTACTCCCGCAAGAACATTTAAAGGGACCAAAATGGCTGGTAGAATGGGTGGAAATAAACAAACTATTCAAAATCTTGAAGTTGTTTTAATTGATGAAGAAAATAGGGCTATTCTGGTAAAAGGAGCTGTGCCTGGTGCTAAGGGTTCTTTTGTTGTTGTTAAGAAATCTAAAAAGTAG
- the rpsJ gene encoding 30S ribosomal protein S10 → MIAKDKIRVKLFSFDVKILDQSAESIVKAVQKAKAQIKGPIPLPTKIKKYTVLRSPHVNKKSREQFEMRTHKRLIDILEPTSALMDSLMKLELPAGVEVDIKQ, encoded by the coding sequence TTGATTGCTAAAGATAAGATACGCGTAAAATTATTTAGTTTTGATGTTAAGATATTAGATCAGAGTGCCGAATCTATTGTTAAGGCTGTTCAGAAGGCTAAGGCTCAGATTAAGGGTCCAATCCCTTTGCCGACAAAAATAAAAAAATATACTGTTTTACGTTCTCCTCATGTCAATAAAAAGTCAAGAGAGCAATTTGAGATGCGAACTCATAAAAGGCTTATTGATATCTTAGAACCCACTTCTGCTTTAATGGATTCTTTAATGAAATTAGAGCTTCCAGCAGGCGTTGAGGTAGATATTAAACAGTAA